The Sulfurospirillum tamanense DNA segment ACTTTCTAGGGCACTGGAAGAAGTGGATGAGGATGAAAGCGCTGAAGACACTTTGGAAAAATTTAGACAAGCACGTAAAAAAGTAGAAGAACAGCTTGGTATCGGGGATGATTTTAATGAAGAAGAGTTGCGTTATGATGTACTTTTGGAAAAATTAAAAACAATGGTAAATGACCGCGGTGAAGATGTTGCCGCCTTGCTTCAAGGTATGATTAAAAGTGAAACAGAATATGGGCCGCAAGGGAAGGATGGGTAGATGATTAAATTAACTGACCAACAGCAAACCATTTACAATGAACTAACCATGCCTGAAAAAGTGGCTATTTTAATGATTCAGCTAGGGGAAGATACAGCAACGACACTGTTTTCACATATGGACGTAGATATTGTAACAGATATTTCCCGTTATATTGCCACAGTAAAGAACATTGACCGACAAGTGGCAGGGGCGGTACTTGAAGAGTTTTATGCTATTTTGCAATCAAACCAGTTCATTCGCAGTGGGGGTATGGAGTATGCCAAAGAGATCTTATACCGAACGTTTGGACCAGAAGTGGCTCAAAAGATTTTAGATAAATTGGCAAAATCCATGGAAAACACCCAAAGTTTTGGGTATCTTTCTCAAATTAAGCCCCAGCAGTTGGCGGATTTTATCATTAACGAGCACCCTCAAACAATCGCATTGATTATGGCACACATGGACCCTACGAGTGCGGCAGAAACTATCTCCTTTTTCCCAGATGAGTTGCGCAGCGAAGTGACAATCCGTATGGCAAATTTGGGCGATATTTCCCCTTCAGTTATCAAGCGCGTTTCTGCTGTTTTGGAGAGCAAGCTTGAGTCTCTTACGTCTTACAAGGTTGAGGTGGGTGGACCTCGAGCGGTGGCGGAAATTCTCAATAGATTGGGTCAAAAAGCCTCTAAAGCAACAATTAGCTATATTGAGCAAACCGATGAAAAACTTGCTACTATTATTAAAGAGATGATGTTTACCTTTGAGGACATCATGAAGCTTGACAATAGCGCTATTCGCGAAATACTAAAGGTTGCCGATAAAAAAGACTTAATGGTTGGGCTCAAGGGAGCTGCAGAAGAGTTGCGCAATAAATTTATGGAAAACATGTCCCAGCGTGCCTCGGAAGCTTTTTTGGAAGAGATGCAATTTTTAGGGGCAGTGCGTGTAAAAGATGTGGAAGAGGCCCAGCGTCGTGTTGTGGATGAGGTGCAAAAACTAGCCGAACAAGGTATCTTGCAAGTAGGTGAGACCGAAGAGATGGTTGAATAATGATACGCACGGTTATTTCTTCAAAAAATATGCACGATCACAATGTGGAGCCTTACCGCTTTAAGGTTTTGGGCACAACGTTTGAGCCAAAGCAAAAACCAGAGCCTTTGGAAGAAAAAAAAGAAGAGGAACCCAAAAAAGAGTCTCCAGCACCCGAACCAACCAAGCCCCTTGAATCAGCGTTTGTGGAAGAGCTTCTTAAGAAAACAGATGAACTTTCTACAAATATTATTAAGCTCCAAATCCAAATAGAAAATCAAGAAAAAGAGTTTGAAAAACGCCTTCACGATGAGATTCACCGTGCCAAAGAAGAGGGCGCTTCCCAGGGCTATGTTAAGGCGCAAGAAGAGCAGCGCGAGGCATTAAAGGCTCTTCAGGGACATTTTTCACGCTCTTTACATCTTTTAGAAGAAGAGCACCAGCGCTTTAAAGTTTTTTTGGAAAAAAGCGAGGCAGAGCTTTCAGAAGCTGCGATTGATGTGGCTAAGGAGGTGGTCAAAAAAGAAATTTCTCACCACTCAACTGCCGTTTCCATTGCTCTTTCGACTGCGCTTATGCGAGAGCTTCAAGATGCAACAAAGCTTGAAATACGGGTGAATCCAAAAAACTATGAAGGGGTCAAAGAGGCACATGAAAAATTTGAGCATATTCAAGTAGGGGTCGATGATGCAATTACGGAAGGCGGCGTGATTATCCTAAGCGATGTGGGCAATATTGATGGGACGATTTCAACACGTTTGGAAAAAATAAAACAAATGATGAAAGAGTAGCAATAAGGATAATGGGCAAATGAATATTAGAGAAAAAAATCATGAAGAACTAAAAGAGATATGCCATCAAATACGTGAAAAAATTTTAGCTACTGTCAGTAAAAACGGGGGCCATTTAAGCTCAAATATTGGGGCGGTTGAGCTTACTGTGGCAATGCATTATGTTTTTAATATAGAAAAAGACCCTTTTATTTTCGATGTAAGCCATCAATGTTATGCACACAAATTACTTACAGGGCGTTGGGATTCTTTTGAAACATTGCGTCAATTCAATGGAGTTTGTGGCTACACAAAACCCACAGAGTCTCCTTGCGACTATTTTGTTGCGGGCCATAGCTCCACGTCCATCTCATTGGCAATTGGTGCGGCAAAAGCTATCAAGCTTAAAGGCGAAGATCGTATTCCTGTTGTGTTGATAGGAGATGGGTCTATGAGCGCAGGGATGGTGTATGAAGCACTGAATGAACTGGGAGACAGAAAGTATCCTGTTGTGATTATTTTAAACGATAATGAAATGAGCATTGCAAAACCTATTGGTGCAGTTAGTAAGTATTTGTCTCAGGCCATGGCAGGAAAGTTTTACCAAAAAATTAAGCAAAGAATGGAGCAATTTCTCACCTACTTGCCTGAGGGTGCAACATACATGGCGAAAAAATTTGAAGAGAGCTTGAAGCTCATCACTCCAGGACTTTTGTTTGAAGAGCTTGGCCTTGAATACATTGGACCTGTAGATGGGCATGATTTGGAATCTTTGATTGAAACCTTGCAAATAGCCAAAGAGATGGGCAAGCCCGTCATTGTCCATGCTCAGACGCTAAAGGGAAAAGGGTATGAAAAAGCAGAAGGGTATTATGAAAAATGGCACGGCGTAGGCCCCTTTGATTTAAAGAGTGGTAAATCACTAGGCACTTCATCCTCCAAAAACGCCACAGAGCTTTTCAGCGAAGGGTTATTGCGTCTTGCTTCATTACACGAAGATGTAGTGGGAGTAACTGCTGCCATGCCAAGTGGGACAGGAATGGATAAATTAATTGAAAAATTTCCTGAACGTTTTTGGGATGTGGCCATCGCAGAACAACATGCTGTAACATCTATGGCAGCCATGGCCAAGGAAGGGTTTAAGCCTTTTATAGCCATCTACTCGACATTCTTGCAGCGGGCGTATGATCAGATTATTCATGATTGTTGCTTGATGAATCTTAATGTTGTTTTTGCTATTGATAGAGCAGGCATTGTGGGAGAAGATGGAGAGACACATCAAGGCGCATTTGATCTCTCTTTTTTATATCCAATTCCTAACATGACCCTCTTTGCTCCGCGCTGCCCGCAAAGCATGGAACATGCCATTACCTATGCTTATGCACACCAAGGGCCTTGTGCTTTTCGCTACCCACGCGGTACGTTTTTAGAGTGTGGTGAACATGCGGGAAGTGTTTTTGAGTATGGTAAAGGCGAAGTTCTTGAAGAGGGTGAAACCTCTGTATTTATTGGTTATGGCAAGGGTGTGGGAAAGGCATGGGCAACCAAACAACTGGTTAAAAAAGAGATGAATCCTGCTTTGGTTGATTTAAAATTTCTAAAACCTCTTGATGAGGAGTTGTTGTTAGGCTTGGCACAACGCTATAGCCAATGGTATGTTTTTAGCGATTCAGCAAAATGTGGAGGCGTGGGTGCAATTTTGAGTCATTGGCTCCAAACGCAGGGTATTTTAACTGTACATGTAAAGAGTTTTGAATACGGCGATGCGTTTATTGAACATGGAAAAACAGCGCTAATAGAAGAGCACTTGGGGGTTTCCCCTGAAACGATAGCAAAAAGCTTAAAAATAACCTAAATAGTAAAAATTATTAAATAAATAAAATACTTTTTAAAAATATTTTTGGCATAATGGAATAAAAATTAGGAAAATCCCATGAAACAGTACCTTGAACTCTTAAAAGAAAGAAATTTAAAGGCCACACCGCAACGTCTTTCTGTTTTGAAGACGTTGGGTGAGCACATGCACCCTACGATGGAAGAGCTTTATGAGAAAATCAAAGAAGATCACCCTTCGGTTTCGTTGGCTACGGTTTATAAAAATGTCAACACTTTAAAAGAAGAGGGGCTGATTGCAGAAATCAATACACCTGGGTCTAAAACCCGCTATGATATTTTTTGCCATCCGCATATCCATCTTGTGTGTGCTGCATGCGGCGATATTCAAGACTTCCCGTGTGATATTGGTTTTGAAGCGTACCAGCATGACATTGAGGCTAAAGCGGGAAAAGAGATTAAACGCATTGATGTTGTTGCGACAGTGGAGTCGTGCAAAAAGTGTTCCTAGGAATTTAAAGGGTGAGCATGTCACCCTTTAAAGAGGTGCTAGTTCAAAGTTTTTCTACGTTTTTTGCAAGATATTCCGCAACACCTTGTGTCGAACCTTTCATTCCCTCATCTCCCTTGCTCCATCCTGCGGGGCAAACTTCTCCATGCTCATTGGTAAATAACATTGTGTCTACCATACGAATCATTTCATCAATGTTGCGTCCAAGGGGCAAGTCATTGATGACGGCATGGCGCACAGTGCCATCTTTGTCAATCAAAAAAGAACCTCGAAGCGCTACGGATTCATTGAAGAGTACATCATAATCTTTGGCGATTTTTTTAGTAAGGTCAGCAACTAAAGGGAAGCGTACTTGCCCGATACCTCCTTGATTTACCGCGGTGTTTTTCCATGCAAAGTGAGAAAACTGCGAGTCAATAGAAACACCAATGACATTAACACCACGGCTTGTGAACTCTTCTAGGCGTTTATCAAAAGCAATAATTTCTGAAGGGCAAACAAAGGTAAAGTCCAGAGGATAAAAGAAAAGAACAGCACCTTTTTCACCAATATTTTTGTAAAGATTAAAATCTTCAACGATTTGATTGTTGCCTAGTACCGCAGTAGCTGTAAAGTCGGGTGCTTTATTTGTTACTAACATAGAAACTCCTTAATTAAGAAAATTTATTGATGGCGAAATAATATCATCTATTTCTTAAGAAATTAATTAAAGATAAGTGTTACATGTAAAGGTTTGTATTAACTTTTAGTGTTCTGCGGCAAATCCTTTTGTTATAATGCGCTTAGATATTTTTGAGGGAAAAACATGAAAAACAAGTATTTATTTACAAGTGAATCTGTAACGGAAGGGCATCCTGATAAAATAGCCGATCAAATCAGTGATGCAATTTTAGATTATATTATTGCTCGTGATCCTGAAGCCAAAGTAGCTTGCGAAACTCTTGTTTCCAACGGCCTTTGTGTTGTGGCGGGAGGGCTTCAAACAACAACCTATGCGCCAATGCAGGAAATTGTGCGAGATGTAATTCGCCGTATTGGATATACGGATGCCACGTATGGATTTGATTACCGCACAGCTGGAGTGCTTAGTGCTGTAGGAGAACAAAGCTTGGACTTTCCTGGGAGAGCCATGAAAAAAGACGGCATCATGGGCGCGAGTGATCAAGGAACGGTCTATGGTTATGCCTGCGACGAAAGCCCATCGCTTATGCCTTTACCTATCTCACTGGCACATGCGTTAGCTTTTGCATTATCTAAAAAAAGAAAAAGTGGTATGTTGCCTTTTTTGCGCCCTGATGGCAAAACCCAAGTGACGCTTCGGTATGAAAATGATACTCCTGTTGCGGTAGAGAGCGTAGTAGTTTCCACACAGCACTCTCCCGAAATCTCCCAAGCGCTATTAAAGGAAGCAATTATTGAAGAGATTATTAAGCCCACTTTGCCTAAGCATCTCTCTTATGAGACCCTTGTGTGTCATATTAACCCAGCGGGTCGTTTTGTTGTTGGGGGACCACAGGGTGATGCGGGACTTACAGGGCGAAAGATTGTGGTGGATAGTTATGGGGGGAGTTGTCCTCACGGAGGAGGTGCATTTAGCGGAAAAGACCCCAGTAAAATAGTCAGGAGTGGCGCTTATATGGCGCGGTATATTGCCAAAAATCTTGTGGCAGCCAAGGTGTGCACAAAGGTTTTAGTACAACTTTCTTATGCTATTGGTATTGCTAAGCCTGTGTCGGTTTGGGTGTGGACCTATGGGACAGCTCGCGAAACAGAAGAAAAAATTGTAGCTTGCATTTGGGAGGTTTTTGACCTTACGCCCAAGGGAATGATTTACGCCCTAGACCTCCTTCGGCCCATTTATGAAACAACAGCTTCGTATGGTCATTTTGGTAGGGAGGATGAGGGATTTGGCTGGGAGCGGTGTGATAGAGTTGAGGACATCAATGCATTTTTTGGAAGAGACTAGGGTATTGTAAATCAAAAAAATGCAAAAAACAGTGTGCTGAGTTGGTATTTATTTTTTATACCTCTTTTAAACTTTGTGTGCTATAGTTTGCAGGTTTCAACTAGAATTTCAAAGGAGAAAAGATGGCTGTAAAGATTACAGATATTTGTATCAGTTGTGGCGCCTGTATCGACGAGTGTCCAGTAGAAGCAATCGTGGATGATGACGATAACCCAACAGGAGAAGGCATTTACTACGTGTACCCTGACAAATGTGTAGAGTGTGTCGGTCACCATGACGAGCCAGCTTGTGCATCGGCCTGTCCAACAGAAGGTTGTATTGTATGGGATGCAGCTGTCGATGGTCAGCCAAGTCGTGATGAAATTACAGCAGATATGCGTGGCGGAAACACTGCCTGCGTAGAATAATCTTCTTAATGGGCCCTTACTAATTCGGGCCCATTCTCTTCTCTTCTTTTATTTAAAACAATTTTTTGCTATAATCCCGACCTTGCATTGTGCAAACACTGTAATCCACCGAAGGAGTTATTGACAATGGAGCAAACACTATCCATTATTAAGCCAGACGCTGTTGCTAAAGGTGTCATTGGAAAAATTGTTGACCGATTTGAGTCAAATGGGTTGAAAATAGCTGCGATGCGAAAAATTAAACTAAGCCGTGAAGATGCTGGAAAGTTTTATGAAGTTCACAAAGAACGCCCATTTTTCGGAGAATTGGTTGATTTCATGACCAGCGGACCTGTGGTTGTTATGGTTCTTGAAGGTGACAATGCAGTGGTGAAAAATCGAGAGCTTATGGGTGCAACTAACCCAAAAGAAGCAGCTCCTGGAACCATTCGAGCTGATTTTGCTCAAAGTATTGATGCTAATGCAGTACACGGAAGCGACTCTCTTGAAAATGCAAAAGGGGAGATTGAATTCTTTTTTGCAAAACGAGATATTAGCTAAACAATGATCATTGATTTTCGAAAGATTCCTAAAGAAGAATTTGAAATCGATGTTAAAGAGGGCGAAGTCTCTCTAAAAGCGCGTGTTTTCAAAAAAAAATCAAACCTTCTTGTGTGCCAAGGAAAAATTTCTGGAACGCTTGAGCATCACTGTGACAGATGTGGCGCCCCATTGCCTGTGGCTCTTGATGAGGCAGTTGAAGTTTGGATAAGCGATGGTGCAATTCCCTTAGAAGAGGAAGGGCATTTGCTCAACTTGGTTGAATTTTTTGATGGACGTGTGGATTTTTGTGCTATTTTACATAGCGAAGTAGAAGCAATAAAGAGTGATTATTTTTATTGTCAAACCTGTGAAAACTAAACAAAGGAGAGTACAATGGCTGTACCAAAGAGACGCGTAAGTAAGACCCGTTCAGCAAAACGACGTACACACTATAAAGTGTCACTCGCAATGCCTGTGAAAGACAAAGACGGTTCTTGGAAAATGCCCCACCGCATTAACAAAACAACTGGCGAATATTAATTCGAATGTTGCGCATAGCAATTGACGCCATGGGTGGCGACTTCGGCCCAGAACCAATCGTCGAAGGAGCCATCCAGGCACTTTTAGCCTCCAAAAAAGAGTTTCATGCTATTTTGGTGGGCGATAGCGCTGTCATTAAGCCAATGATTCCACAAGGGCTGTTAAAAAAAGTATCTTTTGTGGAGACACGCGATGTTATTGATATGCACGAATCTGCGACCGATGCCTTAAAACGAAAAGAGTCTTCCATTTACAAAGCAGTGGATTTGGTTAAAAATGGCGAGGCAAATGCTGTGGTTTCAGCAGGGCACAGTGGCGCGACCATGAGCCTTGCAACACTTCGCATTGGCCGTATCAAAGGGGTTGCAAGACCCGCAATTGCTACATTGATGCCAACCCTTAAAGGCGGGTATACGCTTGTGTTAGACGTAGGGGCGAATGTAGATTGCAAGCCCGAGCATCTTTTTCAGTTTGCCGTCATGGGAGAGGCCTATGCCAAAGAGGTAATGGGCGTCAAACACCCAAAAGTCGGACTTCTTTCCAATGGCGAAGAAGAGAGCAAGGGAGATGAAATCACCAAAGAAGCGCATAAAAAATTGCTCAAACTCGGTTCTTTTATTGGAAATGTTGAGGGAAACAATATTTTCGACAATTCAGTAAACGTTGTTGTTTGCGATGGATTTGTGGGAAATATCGTTTTAAAAACCAGTGAGGGAGTAGCTGATTCCATCACGAAAATCATTCGTCAAAACATCAGACGTTCTCCTGTTGCAATCGCAGGTGCAATGTTGATGAGAAAAGTGTTTAAGATTCTTAAAACCCAAGTGGATTATGCAGAATATGGCGGAGCTCCATTGCTTGGGATTCAAGGATGTGCGATTGTTGGGCACGGTAAAAGTAATGCAAAAGCGGTAAAAAATGCTATTTTTCAGGCTCTTAATTTTGCCGATTCAACCATTAATACAACAATCGAAAGCGAGCTTTTGCGCTATAAGATTTAAGCGAAGGATATTTACATGTACGCGACCCTCAAATCCATCGGAGCGTATGCGCCTCAAACTATTTTGACCAACCACGACCTTGAAAAAATGGTTGATACGACCGATGAGTGGATTACTAAGCGTACAGGAATTAAAGAACGTCGTATTGCCGCCCCTGATGAAGTAACGAGTGATTTGGGTGCGGCAGCTGCAAAAATTGCCATAGCGCGCGCAGGCATTGACCCTAAAGAGATTGATGGGGTTATTTGTGCGACGCTGAGTCCAGATTACCTTACAATGCCCTCAACCGCGTGCATGATTGCACACAAGCTCGGCCTTAGCCACGTAATGGCATTTGACATTTCTGCAGCGTGTAGTGGATTTGTTTATTTGCTTAATCTTGCTAAAGCGTTTGTTGAATCAGGAGCATACAAAAATCTTTTGATTGTAGGTGCAGAAAAAATCAGTAGTTATGTAGATTACACCGATCGCGGTACATGTATTTTATTTGGGGATGGCGGTGGGGCTGCCATCATTGGCCAAACTGAAAATAAAAACGAAGCAATTTTAGACGTGCATGTGGCATCTGATGGCGAATATGGTCACTTGTTAATTACGCCCGGAGGAGGTTCAAAGGAGCCTTGTTGTTTGAGTCTTCTTGAAAACAAGCGCCAATTTATCCAAATGGCGGGCAATGAAGTGTTTAAGATTGCTGTTAAAACCCTAACCAATGATGTGATTGATATTTTGGCAAAAAACAACCTTTGCGCAGAGCAAATTGATCACTTTATTCCCCATCAAGCAAATTTTCGCATCATTGAAGCGGTGCGCCAAAAGCTAGAATTTCCTGAGGAAAAAACTGTTTTAACTGTCCACAAATACGGCAATACCTCTGCTGCTTCGATTCCTATGGCGATGAATGATGCTTACGAAGAGGGCCGTATCAAGCGAGGGGATTTGATCTTGCTTGATACGTTTGGGGGCGGCTTCACGTGGGGAAGCGCTCTACTTCGATTTGGGGGAGAGTAGTCTCTACCCCAAAATAAGACGCACGCGTCGAATCCCTTCAGTCTTTTCAAGGGCCTGAATCAGGCTAGGTGAAATTTCCCCTTGAACATCAAGGAGCATGTAAGCAACATCTCCTTTGCTTTGGTTAATCATCTCATCAATATTGATTCCCTCTTTTGCCAATAATGAGGTAACTGTGCCGATAATATTGGGAATATTTTTATTTACGATACTGAGGCGTTTTATTCCTTTGCGCATCGGAAGTTTACATGTAGGGAAATTTACAGAGTTTTCAATGTTGCCACTTTCCAAAAAGTTTTTAAGTTGTCGGCTTGCCCAAATGGCGCAATTTTCTTCACTTTCTTCCGTGGAAGCTCCAAGATGAGGAACAGGAATGACTCCTTTGGCATGGATGAGTTTTGTTGTAGGAAAGTCAGTAACATAAGCGCCAATTTGCCCAGATTCCAAAGCGTCAAGAAGGTCATCTTCTTTAAACAATTCTCCACGCGCAAAATTCATAATTTTAATACCGGGCTTCATCATGGCAAATTTTTCGGCATTGTACATCTCTTTGGTGGAGGGCAGAAGAGGGACATGAATGGTGAGGTAGTCTGCGCTTTTAAGAAGGGTCTCTAGTCCTGAAGCTTTTTGCACATCATTTGAAAGTTCCCACGCACCATCTACGGATAAATACGGGTCGTACCCAATGACATTCATCCCAAGCGCGAGGGCGTCTTTGGCGACTAGAGCACCAATAGCGCCAAGACCAACAACGCCAAGGGTTTTTCCTTTGATTTCACATCCAGCGAAGTTTGCCTTTCCTTGTTCCACGAGGGCGGGGATTTGGTCTGCTGGGGCCTCTAAGGACTTAGTCCATGCAACACCACCAACCACATCCCGTGAAGCTAGCAGCATGGAGCATAGCACCAACTCTTTTACTGCATTGGCGTTAGCGCCAGGGGTATTGAAAACAACGATACCTTTTTCACTGCAACGCTCTAGGGGAATATTGTTTACACCCGCTCCTGCTCTAGCAATTGCCTTAAGAGAGATGGGAAATGGCATCTCGTGCATTTTAAAACTGCGCACGATAATTCCATCGGGCTCGTTAAATTCACTAGCAATTTCATACTGCCCGTGCGGCAAAAGGTCTAGTCCTTTTTCGGCGATCTTATTGAGGGTTTGAATCTTATACATGTAACGCTCCTAGCGATGGGTTTTGGCAAAAGAGTGCATGAGGTCTACAAGAGCCTGTACACCTTCTTTGCGCATAGCATTGTAAATAGAAGCCCGCAAACCACCTACTGAACGGTGGCCTTTGAGACCCACCATCTGCTCTTTTTGAGCAAGGTCTAAAAGGGCGGCTTCTAGTGTTTTATCTTTGTCTTTGATGTTAAAAGAGACGTTCATCAGCGAGCGGGACCCAGGGAGTGCGTGCCCCACATAGAACCCTTCGCTTGCGTCAATAGCATTGTAGAGTAGGGCTGCTTTTTCTTCATTGTACTGTCGTACTGCTTCTACGCCCCCTTGCGCTTTTATCCATTTCATAGTGAGACCCAAGAGATAGATGCCAAAAGTGGGTGGAGTGTTGTATAAAGAGTTGGCTTCTGCGTGGGTTTGGTAGCGTAGCATGGTAGGCACTGTTTCATTTACTCTTTCTAGTAAATTGCGTTTGATGATAACAATGGTAACCCCAGAAGGCCCTGCATTTTTCTGTGCCCCTGCAAACAAAAGACTTGTTTTATTCCAGTCAATGGGGTACGAAAAAATATCACTGGAAGCATCCACTACAAGAGGGGCAGTGGCGTCGGGGAATGTTTTGTATTGGGTGCCATAAATAGTGTTATTAGAAGTTATGTAAGCATAATCAGCCTCATCGCTAAAGGCAATATTTTCAGGAATATGCGTATAGCCACTCTCTTTGGAGCTAGCA contains these protein-coding regions:
- a CDS encoding beta-ketoacyl-ACP synthase III — encoded protein: MYATLKSIGAYAPQTILTNHDLEKMVDTTDEWITKRTGIKERRIAAPDEVTSDLGAAAAKIAIARAGIDPKEIDGVICATLSPDYLTMPSTACMIAHKLGLSHVMAFDISAACSGFVYLLNLAKAFVESGAYKNLLIVGAEKISSYVDYTDRGTCILFGDGGGAAIIGQTENKNEAILDVHVASDGEYGHLLITPGGGSKEPCCLSLLENKRQFIQMAGNEVFKIAVKTLTNDVIDILAKNNLCAEQIDHFIPHQANFRIIEAVRQKLEFPEEKTVLTVHKYGNTSAASIPMAMNDAYEEGRIKRGDLILLDTFGGGFTWGSALLRFGGE
- a CDS encoding Fur family transcriptional regulator — encoded protein: MKQYLELLKERNLKATPQRLSVLKTLGEHMHPTMEELYEKIKEDHPSVSLATVYKNVNTLKEEGLIAEINTPGSKTRYDIFCHPHIHLVCAACGDIQDFPCDIGFEAYQHDIEAKAGKEIKRIDVVATVESCKKCS
- the plsX gene encoding phosphate acyltransferase PlsX, with the translated sequence MLRIAIDAMGGDFGPEPIVEGAIQALLASKKEFHAILVGDSAVIKPMIPQGLLKKVSFVETRDVIDMHESATDALKRKESSIYKAVDLVKNGEANAVVSAGHSGATMSLATLRIGRIKGVARPAIATLMPTLKGGYTLVLDVGANVDCKPEHLFQFAVMGEAYAKEVMGVKHPKVGLLSNGEEESKGDEITKEAHKKLLKLGSFIGNVEGNNIFDNSVNVVVCDGFVGNIVLKTSEGVADSITKIIRQNIRRSPVAIAGAMLMRKVFKILKTQVDYAEYGGAPLLGIQGCAIVGHGKSNAKAVKNAIFQALNFADSTINTTIESELLRYKI
- the fliH gene encoding flagellar assembly protein FliH produces the protein MIRTVISSKNMHDHNVEPYRFKVLGTTFEPKQKPEPLEEKKEEEPKKESPAPEPTKPLESAFVEELLKKTDELSTNIIKLQIQIENQEKEFEKRLHDEIHRAKEEGASQGYVKAQEEQREALKALQGHFSRSLHLLEEEHQRFKVFLEKSEAELSEAAIDVAKEVVKKEISHHSTAVSIALSTALMRELQDATKLEIRVNPKNYEGVKEAHEKFEHIQVGVDDAITEGGVIILSDVGNIDGTISTRLEKIKQMMKE
- a CDS encoding DUF362 domain-containing protein: MAVKITDICISCGACIDECPVEAIVDDDDNPTGEGIYYVYPDKCVECVGHHDEPACASACPTEGCIVWDAAVDGQPSRDEITADMRGGNTACVE
- a CDS encoding DNA-binding protein, which encodes MIIDFRKIPKEEFEIDVKEGEVSLKARVFKKKSNLLVCQGKISGTLEHHCDRCGAPLPVALDEAVEVWISDGAIPLEEEGHLLNLVEFFDGRVDFCAILHSEVEAIKSDYFYCQTCEN
- a CDS encoding phosphoglycerate dehydrogenase; translation: MYKIQTLNKIAEKGLDLLPHGQYEIASEFNEPDGIIVRSFKMHEMPFPISLKAIARAGAGVNNIPLERCSEKGIVVFNTPGANANAVKELVLCSMLLASRDVVGGVAWTKSLEAPADQIPALVEQGKANFAGCEIKGKTLGVVGLGAIGALVAKDALALGMNVIGYDPYLSVDGAWELSNDVQKASGLETLLKSADYLTIHVPLLPSTKEMYNAEKFAMMKPGIKIMNFARGELFKEDDLLDALESGQIGAYVTDFPTTKLIHAKGVIPVPHLGASTEESEENCAIWASRQLKNFLESGNIENSVNFPTCKLPMRKGIKRLSIVNKNIPNIIGTVTSLLAKEGINIDEMINQSKGDVAYMLLDVQGEISPSLIQALEKTEGIRRVRLILG
- the fliG gene encoding flagellar motor switch protein FliG, translating into MIKLTDQQQTIYNELTMPEKVAILMIQLGEDTATTLFSHMDVDIVTDISRYIATVKNIDRQVAGAVLEEFYAILQSNQFIRSGGMEYAKEILYRTFGPEVAQKILDKLAKSMENTQSFGYLSQIKPQQLADFIINEHPQTIALIMAHMDPTSAAETISFFPDELRSEVTIRMANLGDISPSVIKRVSAVLESKLESLTSYKVEVGGPRAVAEILNRLGQKASKATISYIEQTDEKLATIIKEMMFTFEDIMKLDNSAIREILKVADKKDLMVGLKGAAEELRNKFMENMSQRASEAFLEEMQFLGAVRVKDVEEAQRRVVDEVQKLAEQGILQVGETEEMVE
- the rpmF gene encoding 50S ribosomal protein L32 — encoded protein: MAVPKRRVSKTRSAKRRTHYKVSLAMPVKDKDGSWKMPHRINKTTGEY
- the dxs gene encoding 1-deoxy-D-xylulose-5-phosphate synthase, whose translation is MNIREKNHEELKEICHQIREKILATVSKNGGHLSSNIGAVELTVAMHYVFNIEKDPFIFDVSHQCYAHKLLTGRWDSFETLRQFNGVCGYTKPTESPCDYFVAGHSSTSISLAIGAAKAIKLKGEDRIPVVLIGDGSMSAGMVYEALNELGDRKYPVVIILNDNEMSIAKPIGAVSKYLSQAMAGKFYQKIKQRMEQFLTYLPEGATYMAKKFEESLKLITPGLLFEELGLEYIGPVDGHDLESLIETLQIAKEMGKPVIVHAQTLKGKGYEKAEGYYEKWHGVGPFDLKSGKSLGTSSSKNATELFSEGLLRLASLHEDVVGVTAAMPSGTGMDKLIEKFPERFWDVAIAEQHAVTSMAAMAKEGFKPFIAIYSTFLQRAYDQIIHDCCLMNLNVVFAIDRAGIVGEDGETHQGAFDLSFLYPIPNMTLFAPRCPQSMEHAITYAYAHQGPCAFRYPRGTFLECGEHAGSVFEYGKGEVLEEGETSVFIGYGKGVGKAWATKQLVKKEMNPALVDLKFLKPLDEELLLGLAQRYSQWYVFSDSAKCGGVGAILSHWLQTQGILTVHVKSFEYGDAFIEHGKTALIEEHLGVSPETIAKSLKIT
- the ndk gene encoding nucleoside-diphosphate kinase; the encoded protein is MEQTLSIIKPDAVAKGVIGKIVDRFESNGLKIAAMRKIKLSREDAGKFYEVHKERPFFGELVDFMTSGPVVVMVLEGDNAVVKNRELMGATNPKEAAPGTIRADFAQSIDANAVHGSDSLENAKGEIEFFFAKRDIS
- a CDS encoding peroxiredoxin, giving the protein MLVTNKAPDFTATAVLGNNQIVEDFNLYKNIGEKGAVLFFYPLDFTFVCPSEIIAFDKRLEEFTSRGVNVIGVSIDSQFSHFAWKNTAVNQGGIGQVRFPLVADLTKKIAKDYDVLFNESVALRGSFLIDKDGTVRHAVINDLPLGRNIDEMIRMVDTMLFTNEHGEVCPAGWSKGDEGMKGSTQGVAEYLAKNVEKL
- the metK gene encoding methionine adenosyltransferase, with product MKNKYLFTSESVTEGHPDKIADQISDAILDYIIARDPEAKVACETLVSNGLCVVAGGLQTTTYAPMQEIVRDVIRRIGYTDATYGFDYRTAGVLSAVGEQSLDFPGRAMKKDGIMGASDQGTVYGYACDESPSLMPLPISLAHALAFALSKKRKSGMLPFLRPDGKTQVTLRYENDTPVAVESVVVSTQHSPEISQALLKEAIIEEIIKPTLPKHLSYETLVCHINPAGRFVVGGPQGDAGLTGRKIVVDSYGGSCPHGGGAFSGKDPSKIVRSGAYMARYIAKNLVAAKVCTKVLVQLSYAIGIAKPVSVWVWTYGTARETEEKIVACIWEVFDLTPKGMIYALDLLRPIYETTASYGHFGREDEGFGWERCDRVEDINAFFGRD